Proteins encoded in a region of the Coleofasciculus chthonoplastes PCC 7420 genome:
- a CDS encoding non-ribosomal peptide synthetase — MVNLVSEDLYIFPLSFAQERLWFLDQLEPGNTSYNISSALQLEGQLNIAALESAIQEIQQRHEVLRTTFQVIDGVPCQVIASSAPLSLSVLDLKGMASEAQWGKVQQHISEEASKPFNLSSDSLLRVSLLQLADSSHVLQITVHHIVADVWSVGIFIRELSILYQAFCRGESSPLVELPIQYADFAEWQRQWLRGDVLESQLDYWKQQLAGAPPLLELPTDRPRPPVQTFQGNRHRSQFSADLTRKIRRLSQQAGTTLFMTLLAAFALLLSRYSHQPDILVGSSIANRNRKEIEPLIGFFVNTLVLRINLQGNPSFWELLQRVRQMALEAYDHQDLPFEQLVEALQPDRSLSHNPLFQVMFEMQNAPVGTLELSELTLTPLTPEHTIAKFDLMLTIGEGESGLFGTWEYNSDLFEADTIRRMSEHFQTMVGAIVDDPDCPVRQIPLLTDGEREQLLVEWNNTQNDYPQDQCIHQLFEKQVEQTPEAIAVVCEGKQLTYAELNSRANGLARQLVEYGVRSETLVALFADRSIEFLTGMIAIFKAGGAYLPIDPQYPQQRISEVLQQSQAPFVLVSQPLESILDQALDRIGSPAQPKLLHLEQLWEQPPAENLTIDCQPYHLAYVIYTSGSTGVPKGAMVEHRGMVNHLYAKIKDLQLTHRDRVAQNARQSFDISVWQFLVALLVGGRVYIITDEVAAQSSQLLSQVQQQQITLLEIVPSLLRMVIEDLKGEQHKRFDLSTLRWLILTGEALPPQLCRQWFDYYPTIPMVNAYGPTECSDDVTHHFIFQPPTTEVLNMPIGRPVANTRLYVLDAQLQPLPIGVTGELYVGGHGVGRGYLKNPQRTAEVFICDPFAQEPGLRLYRTGDRVRYLPDGTIEFLGRMDYQVKIRGFRIELGEIETVLTQCPQVKETAVLVWEDADQHKRLVAYVVHQGEQPTISTLQGFLRQKLPEYMIPAAFVFLEALPLTPNGKLDRRALPEPTLDLASQLAWTPPRTQKEEIIANVFASVLKQPQVGIHHNFFELGGHSLLATQVVSRLRQIFQREIPLRTLFEAPTVAELDTALSASETTNGGLLLPEITAIPNPEHPLPLSWAQERLWFLQQLEGITPTYNICSALKITGPLERVALEQAMSELIERHQVLRSTFKSSNGIPRVELLPLWDFSIPLIDGRSWSKSPQSERIKDFAIQQAQQGFDLSSEPLMRVKLLQLEEQSYILLLSWHHIIFDAWSKEIFVRELIALYQSHITQEPPGLPPLPIQYTDFAYWQRQWQKAEIIEAQLNYWQHQLAGGLPQLPLGTNPPVSGTPNHQGAKETIRLSCQLTASLKQLSQSQGVTLFMTLLASFKVLLSRHTGEEDIIIGAPIAGRHHLGTENLIGFFINTLPIRSDLSGNPSFVSLLQRVRSVTLEAYQNQDIPFEKIVEHLRPERSLSRHPIFDVTLNLLNTPAAQLEVPGLTFEPLTWSETDAKFGLSALVQEIDEQLNITLVYRRELFAKQEMENFLAQYEYLLQQIIEQPDKSIHSYSLVTPQCQSQLPDPTIRLDVPEYAPVTSQIANWVALTPQQVAITHLGERVSYAQLWQRAFEIAQVLLAEGVQPGDVVALWGEASVGLIAAMVGVFLSGGVLLIIDSTLPEARMQVMVKESGAKYLLNLGDNAIPQTLTIGAAQLIDIQPKTGEPCQSPSQVMPLPQLTPEAPAYIFFTSGSTGKPKGVLGTHRGLAHFLAWQGQTFEITPQDRVAQLIRLSFDALLRDVFLPLTHGARLCLPDPERNLEPSQIFNWLDKQQITVIHTVPTVVQYWLTQKPQGIGLESLRWLLLSGEPLTQTVVQQWRESFPASGQMVNLYGTTEMTMVQCYYPVPIEPPLGVMPGGWSLPHSQALILNPANQLCGIGEIGEIVIRSGWGTLGYINEPEAQQQRFKPNPYGDDPQVVCYYTGDLGRYRADGSVQVLGRQDEQLKIRGIQVQPGEIEAVLNQHPKVAASVVTVWEASPGDKRLVAYVVARKNQPWEGSELRTFVQQQLPDYLLPSGWVALEALPMSANGKVNRRALPDPSESLGNRTAQVAPRTPTEAVMVKLFAQLLGVEAVGVEENFFDIGGHSLLATQLVSRLREAFDLELPLRTLFSSPTPAALAQEIETRRQTEAGRVIPPIEPASRTTEFLPLSWAQERLWFLNQLEGASATYNIAVAIHIAGTLDILALEQAYQELVQRHEILRTTFPLVKGVPVQVIAPHTETAIAVVDLCGLESTEQTTEVQRQVKSHSEQPFNLATGPLLSLVLLKLAQDSQVLVVTMHHIISDDWSMSLLIQELSTLYQGFASKQPSGLPELSIQYADFALWQRQWLQGEILKQQLGYWTQQLAGIPTLLNLPTDRPRPPVQTFRGSTQRFKLNQDLTQQLKHLSQQSGTTLFMTLLAAFALLLSRYSRQDDIVIGSPIANRNRQEIEPLIGLFINTLVLRVDLENNPTFFELLERVQQMTLDAYAHQDLPFEQLVEALQPQRSLSHHPLFQVMFVLHNAPTPTLELPELTLTPLERERTVAKFDLTLSMSETDTGLIGTWEYNSDLFEADTIARMVGHFQTLLSAIVSHPQQTVGQFPLLSEAERHQLLVEWNQTQAEYPQDKCIHHLFEEQVERTPDAVAVVCEGQDLTYRELNSRANKLAHYLQYLGVKPETFVGIYVERSLEMVVGLLGILKAGAAYVPLDPAYPQERVDYILSDSEANFMITSSPLVTFLPQQETQMICLDTDANVISQQNPENPNSEVKSNNLSYIIYTSGSTGKPKGVQICHQSLVNFIKSMSNKPGLTTQDRLLAITTICFDIHALEIYLPLTVGATIILVSRQVAQDGLELADTISKHEATVMQATPSTWRMLLTANWQGNPQLKVICGGESLPRELANSLLEKVRCLWNVYGPTEATVWSTTFEVKHNRANRDKNAPESIGYPIANTKIYILDNELQPVPIGVVGELYIGGDGVARGYLKRPELNAERFLCDPFQPGSQLRIYKTGDLVRYLPDGNIEFLGRIDHQVKIRGFRIELAEIEAVLSQHPSVQDVVVLAREEEPGDKRLVAYVVSGEVTPTTHDLRGFLKEKLPDYMIPSAFVGLDSLPLTSNGKVDRRALPTPEAISRDLESQVVAPRTPNEVVLAQIWTDVLGVQQVSIHDNFFELGGDSILTIKIIARANQAGLQLTVRQFFEHQTIAELAGLASPTPHAMAEQGMVTGSIPLTPIQHWFFERHQVNPHHWNWSFLCGLSQRLDISRLEETLNYLLCHHDALRLRFDHSEAGWQQRNAPMEASVPLTVIDLSALTVQAQREAIESAAVELQSSLNLIDGPLFRVAYFNCGGQQADRLLMIFHHFLIDVVSQSILLADFQTVYSQLERGETAKLPPKTTSFQAWSKKLWQYAQSPEVAQEATYWLETIKPDLSPLPVDYPDGVNTEASTDQVILWLSQWETTALLEQFPVVYDLKIQEVLLTALVLSFSRWTGERSLLVELEGHGREDLFPDVDLSRTVGWFTSLFPTQLELENPGEPEAALLSIKNQLRRIPDRGIGFGLLYHLCQDKRISQQIRELPQAQVNFNYHGQLDRGSPSTLFTSVPENKGPERDLNGIRMCPLYIAANVTRGRLRMRWSYSTNLYQRKTIATLAQGFVENLQLLIAHCLSSGEN; from the coding sequence ATGGTTAATCTAGTCTCAGAAGATTTGTATATTTTCCCCTTATCCTTTGCTCAAGAACGACTCTGGTTTCTCGATCAGTTAGAACCGGGTAACACGTCTTACAATATTTCGAGTGCATTACAGCTAGAGGGTCAACTGAATATTGCGGCGTTAGAGAGCGCGATACAGGAAATCCAGCAACGTCACGAAGTTTTGCGAACAACCTTTCAGGTTATTGATGGCGTACCCTGTCAAGTCATTGCTAGCTCTGCACCCCTATCTTTATCGGTACTGGACTTGAAGGGGATGGCGTCAGAGGCGCAATGGGGTAAGGTACAACAGCATATCAGCGAAGAAGCTAGCAAACCCTTTAACCTCTCCTCAGACTCCTTGCTGAGAGTGAGCTTATTACAACTCGCTGACTCTTCTCATGTTTTACAAATCACTGTACACCATATAGTGGCAGATGTTTGGTCAGTAGGGATTTTTATTCGAGAGTTATCAATACTCTACCAAGCCTTCTGTCGAGGAGAATCTTCTCCCCTCGTCGAGTTACCCATCCAGTATGCTGACTTCGCGGAATGGCAACGGCAATGGCTGCGGGGAGATGTGCTAGAGTCTCAACTCGACTACTGGAAACAGCAGCTAGCCGGAGCGCCACCCCTGCTAGAGTTGCCTACAGATCGACCTCGTCCTCCAGTGCAAACCTTTCAAGGGAATAGGCATCGATCTCAATTCAGTGCTGATCTGACCCGCAAAATCCGACGCTTAAGTCAGCAGGCTGGAACCACCTTGTTCATGACGCTGCTCGCCGCTTTTGCGCTGCTGTTGTCACGCTACAGTCATCAGCCGGACATTCTGGTTGGGTCCTCTATTGCTAATCGTAATCGGAAAGAGATAGAGCCACTGATTGGCTTCTTTGTTAATACCTTAGTGCTGCGGATTAACTTACAGGGTAATCCTAGCTTTTGGGAGTTGTTACAACGGGTGAGACAGATGGCGCTAGAGGCTTATGATCACCAAGACTTACCCTTTGAACAGCTCGTTGAAGCCCTGCAACCCGATCGCAGCCTGAGTCACAACCCCCTGTTTCAGGTGATGTTTGAGATGCAGAATGCGCCCGTTGGCACGCTGGAGTTGTCGGAGTTGACCTTGACGCCACTGACACCTGAACACACCATCGCCAAATTTGATTTGATGTTGACAATAGGCGAGGGAGAGTCAGGATTATTCGGAACCTGGGAGTACAACAGCGACTTATTTGAGGCGGACACGATTCGTCGCATGAGTGAGCATTTTCAGACCATGGTAGGGGCGATTGTTGATGATCCGGATTGTCCAGTCCGGCAAATTCCGCTGCTCACCGATGGGGAACGAGAGCAATTGCTCGTGGAATGGAACAACACCCAGAACGATTATCCTCAGGATCAGTGTATCCATCAACTGTTTGAAAAGCAGGTGGAACAAACCCCAGAGGCAATAGCCGTTGTATGTGAGGGGAAACAGCTAACCTATGCCGAACTGAACAGTCGAGCCAATGGTTTAGCACGGCAGCTCGTGGAGTATGGCGTCCGATCCGAAACCCTAGTTGCACTATTCGCCGATCGCAGCATTGAGTTCTTGACGGGCATGATCGCCATCTTCAAGGCAGGTGGAGCCTATCTGCCCATTGATCCCCAGTATCCTCAACAACGCATTAGTGAGGTTTTACAGCAGAGTCAAGCCCCCTTTGTATTGGTATCCCAACCCTTGGAATCCATTCTTGATCAAGCCCTAGACAGAATCGGTTCACCAGCCCAACCCAAACTCTTGCACCTGGAACAACTCTGGGAGCAGCCGCCAGCCGAAAACCTGACCATTGACTGTCAGCCCTATCATCTCGCCTATGTGATTTATACATCAGGCTCGACAGGAGTCCCGAAAGGGGCAATGGTTGAACATCGGGGCATGGTGAATCACTTATATGCCAAAATCAAAGACCTGCAACTGACCCATCGCGATCGCGTCGCCCAAAATGCCCGCCAGAGTTTTGATATTTCAGTTTGGCAATTTCTGGTCGCCCTGTTAGTCGGCGGTCGAGTGTATATCATCACTGATGAGGTGGCGGCACAATCGAGTCAACTGCTCTCTCAAGTCCAGCAACAGCAAATCACCCTTTTGGAGATCGTGCCATCCTTGTTACGGATGGTGATTGAAGACCTCAAGGGTGAGCAGCACAAACGGTTCGACTTGTCAACATTACGATGGTTAATCCTGACAGGAGAAGCATTGCCCCCCCAGTTGTGTCGTCAGTGGTTCGACTACTATCCGACCATTCCCATGGTCAATGCCTATGGTCCGACTGAATGTTCTGATGATGTCACCCATCACTTTATTTTCCAGCCGCCTACGACCGAGGTCTTAAATATGCCCATTGGTCGTCCCGTGGCGAATACAAGATTGTATGTGTTGGATGCTCAATTGCAACCGCTACCCATTGGAGTAACCGGAGAACTCTATGTTGGCGGTCACGGTGTAGGACGAGGCTATCTGAAAAATCCGCAACGAACAGCAGAAGTCTTCATCTGTGACCCCTTTGCCCAAGAGCCAGGACTCCGACTGTACCGTACAGGCGATCGGGTTCGCTACCTGCCCGACGGCACAATTGAATTTCTGGGTCGGATGGACTATCAGGTGAAAATTCGAGGTTTCCGCATCGAACTCGGGGAAATAGAAACCGTTTTGACTCAATGCCCACAGGTCAAGGAGACGGCGGTATTAGTTTGGGAAGACGCTGATCAGCATAAACGTTTGGTCGCTTATGTGGTGCATCAGGGAGAACAACCGACCATCAGTACACTACAGGGCTTTCTCCGGCAGAAATTGCCCGAATACATGATACCTGCCGCCTTTGTGTTCTTAGAGGCTTTACCCTTGACCCCCAACGGCAAACTCGATCGCCGCGCCCTGCCCGAACCCACCCTTGATCTCGCTTCACAGTTGGCTTGGACACCGCCAAGGACACAAAAAGAAGAAATAATCGCCAATGTATTCGCTTCAGTCCTCAAACAGCCGCAAGTAGGTATCCACCACAACTTCTTTGAACTGGGTGGACATTCCCTCTTGGCCACTCAAGTCGTCTCGCGACTGCGGCAAATCTTCCAAAGAGAAATCCCCCTACGCACCTTATTTGAAGCCCCCACCGTCGCCGAATTGGATACCGCCCTCAGCGCCAGTGAAACCACCAACGGTGGCTTGCTCCTACCAGAAATCACAGCCATACCCAACCCAGAACACCCTCTGCCCTTATCCTGGGCACAAGAACGGTTATGGTTTTTGCAGCAACTCGAAGGGATTACCCCCACCTACAACATCTGTAGCGCCCTGAAAATCACCGGACCCCTGGAGCGCGTTGCCCTAGAGCAAGCCATGAGTGAGCTGATAGAACGTCATCAGGTACTCAGAAGCACATTTAAAAGCAGCAACGGCATTCCTCGCGTCGAATTGCTGCCCCTCTGGGATTTCAGTATCCCACTCATCGATGGGCGCTCCTGGTCAAAATCGCCACAATCGGAAAGAATCAAAGACTTCGCCATCCAACAAGCCCAACAAGGGTTTGACCTGAGCAGCGAACCGCTGATGCGGGTGAAACTCTTGCAGCTAGAGGAGCAATCCTACATTCTGCTATTGAGTTGGCACCATATCATCTTTGACGCCTGGTCAAAGGAAATATTTGTGCGCGAACTCATCGCCCTGTATCAAAGCCACATCACTCAAGAGCCCCCCGGTTTACCCCCTCTGCCCATCCAATATACCGATTTCGCCTACTGGCAGCGACAATGGCAAAAGGCAGAAATAATCGAGGCACAACTCAACTATTGGCAGCACCAACTCGCTGGAGGCTTACCCCAATTGCCTTTAGGTACAAATCCCCCGGTATCAGGGACTCCTAATCATCAAGGGGCAAAGGAAACCATCCGCTTATCCTGCCAACTCACAGCATCCTTAAAACAATTGAGCCAGAGCCAAGGCGTCACCCTATTTATGACCTTGTTGGCGAGCTTCAAGGTGCTATTATCTCGCCACACCGGAGAAGAGGATATCATTATCGGTGCCCCCATTGCCGGTCGTCATCACCTAGGCACAGAAAATCTAATCGGCTTTTTTATCAATACCTTGCCCATCAGGAGTGACCTATCAGGAAATCCCAGCTTTGTCTCCTTATTGCAGAGGGTGCGCTCGGTGACCCTAGAAGCCTATCAAAATCAAGACATTCCCTTTGAGAAAATCGTCGAACACCTGCGCCCAGAACGCTCATTAAGTCGGCATCCCATCTTTGATGTCACCTTGAATCTCCTCAACACCCCAGCCGCCCAACTGGAGGTGCCGGGATTGACCTTTGAGCCATTAACCTGGAGCGAAACCGATGCCAAATTCGGGTTGAGCGCCCTGGTGCAAGAAATCGATGAGCAACTCAACATCACTCTGGTGTATCGCCGGGAACTGTTTGCCAAACAGGAGATGGAGAATTTCTTAGCCCAGTATGAGTATTTACTCCAACAAATCATTGAGCAACCCGATAAGTCGATTCACTCCTATTCTCTAGTCACCCCACAATGCCAATCCCAGCTCCCTGACCCAACCATCCGGTTAGACGTACCCGAATACGCCCCAGTCACCAGCCAGATAGCCAACTGGGTCGCCTTGACCCCCCAACAAGTGGCAATCACTCACCTGGGTGAGAGGGTATCCTACGCCCAATTATGGCAAAGGGCTTTTGAGATTGCCCAAGTTCTCTTAGCTGAGGGTGTGCAGCCGGGAGACGTTGTTGCCCTCTGGGGGGAAGCCAGTGTGGGACTGATTGCCGCCATGGTCGGGGTATTCTTGTCGGGGGGTGTCCTATTAATCATTGACTCCACCCTGCCAGAGGCTCGAATGCAGGTGATGGTCAAGGAATCGGGAGCGAAGTATCTGCTCAACTTGGGGGATAATGCCATACCCCAAACCCTCACAATCGGGGCAGCCCAGCTGATTGACATTCAGCCCAAGACTGGGGAACCCTGCCAGAGTCCCAGCCAAGTGATGCCATTGCCCCAACTTACCCCAGAAGCTCCCGCCTACATCTTCTTCACCTCAGGTAGCACCGGTAAACCCAAAGGCGTGTTAGGCACCCACCGTGGGCTAGCTCATTTTCTCGCTTGGCAGGGGCAGACCTTTGAGATTACTCCCCAAGACCGAGTGGCTCAATTAATCCGTCTCAGTTTTGATGCCCTGCTGCGAGATGTGTTTTTACCCTTAACCCATGGGGCAAGACTCTGTTTACCTGACCCGGAGAGGAATTTAGAACCCTCACAAATTTTCAATTGGTTAGACAAACAACAAATTACGGTAATTCACACAGTCCCGACGGTGGTGCAGTATTGGCTCACTCAAAAGCCCCAGGGCATCGGTTTAGAGTCATTACGCTGGCTGTTGTTGTCCGGAGAACCCTTAACCCAAACGGTGGTGCAGCAATGGCGAGAAAGTTTTCCGGCATCAGGGCAGATGGTCAACTTGTACGGGACAACGGAGATGACCATGGTGCAATGCTATTATCCGGTGCCCATAGAGCCGCCATTGGGTGTGATGCCGGGAGGGTGGTCTTTACCCCACAGCCAAGCCCTGATTTTGAATCCAGCCAACCAGTTGTGTGGCATCGGTGAAATCGGTGAAATCGTGATTCGCTCGGGCTGGGGCACCTTGGGCTATATCAATGAGCCGGAGGCGCAACAGCAACGGTTTAAGCCCAATCCCTACGGCGATGACCCCCAGGTGGTGTGCTACTACACCGGGGACTTGGGGCGTTATCGGGCAGATGGGTCAGTGCAGGTGTTGGGGCGTCAGGATGAACAACTCAAGATTCGAGGCATTCAGGTGCAACCTGGGGAGATTGAGGCGGTGTTGAATCAGCACCCCAAGGTGGCGGCGAGTGTGGTGACGGTGTGGGAAGCGTCTCCAGGGGATAAACGCTTAGTGGCTTATGTGGTCGCCAGAAAGAATCAGCCCTGGGAGGGGTCGGAGTTACGCACTTTTGTGCAGCAGCAGTTACCGGATTATCTGCTCCCCTCTGGCTGGGTAGCACTGGAGGCGTTACCGATGAGTGCCAATGGCAAGGTCAATCGGCGGGCATTGCCTGACCCATCAGAGAGTCTGGGGAACCGAACGGCGCAAGTGGCTCCAAGGACGCCTACGGAGGCGGTGATGGTGAAGCTGTTTGCTCAACTGCTGGGAGTTGAGGCTGTTGGGGTGGAGGAGAATTTCTTTGACATCGGGGGGCATTCCCTGTTGGCGACTCAACTGGTTTCTCGGTTGCGAGAGGCTTTTGATCTGGAACTTCCCTTGCGTACTCTGTTTTCCTCTCCTACTCCCGCCGCTCTGGCTCAAGAAATCGAGACCAGGCGTCAGACAGAGGCTGGACGGGTAATTCCGCCCATTGAACCCGCATCGAGAACGACGGAGTTTTTACCGTTATCTTGGGCGCAAGAACGACTGTGGTTTTTAAACCAACTCGAAGGGGCTAGCGCCACCTACAACATAGCGGTAGCGATTCATATTGCCGGAACGCTAGATATCCTCGCCTTGGAGCAAGCCTACCAGGAACTGGTTCAACGCCATGAAATTCTACGCACCACCTTTCCCTTGGTCAAGGGAGTTCCGGTTCAGGTGATTGCGCCACACACAGAAACAGCCATTGCGGTTGTGGACTTGTGCGGGTTAGAGAGTACAGAGCAAACGACTGAAGTACAACGCCAGGTCAAGTCCCACAGCGAACAACCCTTTAATTTGGCAACGGGTCCTCTGCTCAGTCTGGTGCTGCTCAAGCTGGCGCAGGATAGTCAGGTGCTGGTGGTGACGATGCACCATATCATCTCGGATGATTGGTCAATGAGTCTATTGATTCAAGAATTGTCTACTCTCTACCAAGGCTTTGCATCCAAGCAGCCCTCTGGGTTACCGGAACTATCCATCCAATATGCAGACTTTGCCCTTTGGCAGCGCCAGTGGCTACAAGGAGAGATTCTCAAGCAGCAACTGGGCTACTGGACGCAACAATTGGCAGGAATCCCCACACTCCTGAACCTGCCCACTGACCGACCCCGTCCCCCGGTGCAAACCTTCCGAGGTAGCACCCAGAGGTTTAAACTGAATCAGGATTTGACTCAACAACTCAAGCATTTGAGTCAGCAGTCAGGGACTACCCTATTTATGACCCTGCTAGCGGCTTTCGCCCTGCTCCTGTCGCGCTACAGTCGTCAGGACGATATTGTGATTGGTTCTCCCATTGCCAACCGCAACCGCCAGGAAATCGAGCCGCTGATTGGTCTATTTATTAATACCTTGGTGCTGCGGGTTGACCTGGAGAATAATCCGACGTTCTTTGAGTTGCTAGAGCGGGTGCAGCAGATGACTCTAGATGCCTATGCTCACCAAGATTTACCCTTTGAGCAGTTAGTAGAGGCACTGCAACCCCAACGCAGTTTAAGTCATCATCCTTTGTTTCAGGTGATGTTTGTGCTGCATAATGCGCCAACGCCAACTCTGGAGTTACCGGAGTTAACGCTGACGCCACTGGAGAGAGAGCGCACCGTGGCGAAGTTTGATTTAACCCTGTCGATGAGCGAGACAGACACGGGATTAATCGGGACTTGGGAGTACAACAGTGACCTGTTTGAGGCGGATACTATAGCTCGCATGGTCGGGCATTTCCAAACGCTCTTAAGTGCCATTGTGTCTCATCCCCAACAGACTGTGGGACAGTTCCCCTTGCTGAGTGAAGCGGAGCGACATCAGCTGTTGGTGGAGTGGAATCAGACTCAAGCTGAGTATCCCCAGGACAAGTGTATCCATCACTTGTTTGAGGAACAGGTAGAACGGACACCGGATGCTGTGGCGGTGGTGTGTGAAGGGCAGGATTTGACGTATCGAGAGTTAAATAGTCGGGCGAATAAATTGGCTCATTATCTGCAATATCTAGGGGTCAAACCAGAAACCTTTGTCGGAATATATGTTGAACGTTCTCTGGAAATGGTCGTGGGGTTATTGGGAATTCTTAAAGCTGGCGCCGCTTATGTTCCCTTAGATCCCGCTTATCCTCAAGAACGAGTTGACTATATTTTATCGGACTCAGAAGCTAATTTTATGATTACTTCAAGTCCGTTGGTAACTTTCTTACCTCAACAGGAAACTCAAATGATTTGTTTGGATACAGACGCGAATGTGATTTCTCAGCAAAATCCAGAAAATCCGAATAGCGAAGTTAAATCCAATAACTTATCATACATTATCTATACCTCTGGCTCAACGGGAAAACCGAAAGGTGTACAAATTTGCCATCAATCATTGGTAAATTTCATCAAATCCATGAGCAATAAACCGGGATTAACAACCCAGGATCGCCTTCTGGCTATCACGACCATTTGCTTTGATATTCATGCTCTGGAAATTTACCTACCTTTAACTGTAGGTGCAACGATTATTTTAGTCAGTCGTCAAGTCGCTCAAGATGGGTTGGAATTAGCCGATACAATTTCTAAACACGAAGCGACTGTGATGCAGGCAACTCCGTCAACTTGGCGAATGCTGTTAACAGCTAACTGGCAAGGAAATCCTCAATTAAAAGTGATTTGTGGCGGAGAATCTCTCCCCCGAGAATTAGCCAACAGTTTATTAGAGAAAGTGAGGTGTCTGTGGAATGTCTATGGACCAACTGAAGCGACTGTTTGGTCAACGACTTTTGAAGTAAAACATAACCGTGCAAACAGGGATAAAAATGCCCCAGAATCAATCGGTTATCCCATCGCTAATACCAAAATTTACATTTTAGACAATGAACTCCAACCTGTTCCCATCGGTGTGGTTGGAGAACTCTACATTGGCGGTGATGGAGTAGCACGAGGATACCTCAAGCGTCCCGAACTGAATGCTGAACGTTTTCTGTGCGATCCATTTCAACCGGGTTCTCAACTTCGGATTTACAAAACTGGCGACTTAGTCCGTTATTTACCTGATGGTAATATTGAGTTTCTGGGTCGAATTGACCATCAGGTGAAAATTCGTGGCTTCCGCATTGAGTTGGCAGAGATTGAAGCCGTTCTCAGTCAGCATCCCAGCGTGCAGGATGTAGTGGTGCTTGCCAGAGAGGAGGAACCTGGGGATAAACGTCTGGTTGCTTATGTGGTTTCTGGTGAGGTGACCCCAACGACTCATGATCTGCGTGGCTTCCTGAAGGAGAAGTTGCCGGACTACATGATTCCTTCAGCCTTTGTTGGGTTGGATAGTCTGCCGTTAACCTCGAATGGGAAGGTTGATCGCCGCGCCTTGCCAACACCAGAGGCAATCTCAAGAGACTTGGAGAGTCAGGTTGTTGCACCGCGTACCCCAAACGAAGTGGTTCTGGCTCAAATCTGGACGGACGTGTTGGGTGTTCAACAAGTTAGCATTCACGATAACTTCTTTGAATTGGGGGGCGACTCGATTCTCACGATTAAGATCATCGCCCGTGCTAATCAAGCGGGTTTACAGTTGACTGTGCGGCAGTTCTTTGAACACCAAACCATTGCTGAGTTAGCCGGGTTAGCTTCTCCAACGCCCCATGCTATGGCTGAACAGGGTATGGTGACAGGTTCTATACCCCTGACACCAATCCAACACTGGTTTTTTGAGCGGCATCAGGTCAATCCCCACCATTGGAATTGGTCTTTTTTATGTGGACTGTCTCAACGGTTAGACATTTCACGGCTAGAAGAGACGCTCAACTACCTGCTTTGCCATCATGATGCTCTGCGCCTGCGGTTTGATCACTCGGAGGCGGGGTGGCAACAACGGAATGCACCAATGGAGGCTTCTGTGCCGTTAACGGTGATCGATTTGTCAGCGTTAACCGTACAAGCCCAGCGAGAAGCGATTGAATCAGCTGCGGTCGAATTACAATCTAGTTTAAACCTAATTGATGGTCCCTTATTCCGGGTTGCTTACTTTAATTGTGGTGGTCAACAAGCTGACCGATTGTTGATGATTTTTCATCACTTTCTCATTGACGTCGTGTCTCAATCCATTTTGCTCGCCGATTTCCAAACCGTTTATTCGCAACTTGAGCGAGGAGAGACGGCAAAATTACCGCCGAAAACAACGTCTTTTCAAGCATGGTCTAAAAAACTCTGGCAGTATGCTCAATCGCCCGAAGTGGCTCAAGAGGCAACGTATTGGTTAGAGACAATTAAACCTGACCTATCTCCGTTGCCTGTGGATTATCCAGATGGGGTCAACACAGAGGCATCTACGGATCAGGTCATTCTCTGGCTCAGTCAATGGGAAACAACGGCGTTACTTGAACAATTTCCGGTCGTTTATGACCTAAAAATTCAGGAGGTTTTACTTACCGCTCTCGTGCTATCCTTTTCCCGGTGGACGGGAGAGCGATCGCTGCTGGTTGAATTGGAAGGTCATGGTCGTGAAGATCTCTTTCCTGATGTGGATCTGTCTCGGACTGTGGGCTGGTTTACCAGTCTCTTCCCCACCCAATTAGAGCTAGAGAATCCGGGGGAACCCGAAGCCGCTTTACTCTCGATCAAAAACCAATTGCGTCGCATCCCTGATCGGGGTATCGGCTTTGGTTTGTTGTATCATCTCTGCCAAGACAAGAGGATTTCGCAACAAATCCGTGAACTTCCTCAAGCTCAAGTGAATTTTAACTATCATGGTCAGCTTGACCGAGGTTCACCCTCTACTCTATTTACATCCGTACCCGAAAATAAAGGACCAGAACGAGATTTAAACGGCATCCGAATGTGTCCGTTATATATAGCGGCGAATGTCACCCGTGGACGATTACGGATGAGATGGAGTTACAGCACGAATTTGTACCAACGGAAAACGATCGCGACTCTCGCTCAAGGTTTTGTGGAAAACTTACAATTGCTAATTGCTCATTGTTTATCTAGTGGAGAAAACTAA